The genomic interval GAAGACCCGGCTGCCGTCGGTGAAGAGCTACGCCAAGATCGACGATTCCACCGTCGAGATCACCACCAAGACGGTCGACTCGTTCTTCCCCTATCAGATGTTGTGGTTCCTGGTGTCCAGTCCGGCCCAGTACGAGAAGGTCGGCAAGGACTGGGACAAGTTCGCCGCTAATCCGTCCGGCACCGGTCCGTTCAAGCTCACCAAGCTGGTGCCGCGCGAGCTCGCCGAGCTCACCAAGAACGATGAGTATTGGGACAAGTCGCGGCTGCCGAAGACCGACAAGCTGGTGCTGATCCCGATGCCGGAAGCATTGACCCGCACCAACGCACTGCTGGCCGGCCAGGTCGATCTGATCGAGACGCCTGCGCCCGACGCGGTGCCGCAGCTCAAGGCCGCCGGCATGAAGATCGTCGACAACGTCACGCCGCACGTCTGGAACTACCACCTCAGCGTGCTGCCCGGTTCGCCCTGGACGGACGTTCGCCTGCGCAAGGCGCTCAATCTTGCGATCGATCGCGAGGCGGTGGTCGGGCTGATGAACGGCCTCGCCAAGCCGGCTGTCGGTCAGGTCGATCCGTCGAGCCCGTGGTTCGGCAACCCGTCGTTCAAGATCAAATACGATCTGGCGGAAGCCAAGAAGCTGGTGAAGGAAGCCGGCTATTCGCCGGAGAAGCCGCTAAAGACCACCTTCATCATCGCCAATGGCGGCACCGGCCAGATGCTGTCGCTGCCGATGAACGAGTTCCTGCAGCAGAGCTTCAAGGAGATCGGCATCGACGTCGAGTTCAAGGTGGTCGAACTCGAGG from Rhodopseudomonas palustris carries:
- a CDS encoding ABC transporter substrate-binding protein, translated to MRLKSSWVLGALFAAASAIGAARAETVVRYGISMADIPLTTGQPDRGAGAYQFTGYTIYDPLVAWEMNVGDRPGKLVPGLATEWKVDDADKTKWRFTLRKGVKFHDGSDFNADAVIWNLDKVLNDKAPQFDKRQSAQVKTRLPSVKSYAKIDDSTVEITTKTVDSFFPYQMLWFLVSSPAQYEKVGKDWDKFAANPSGTGPFKLTKLVPRELAELTKNDEYWDKSRLPKTDKLVLIPMPEALTRTNALLAGQVDLIETPAPDAVPQLKAAGMKIVDNVTPHVWNYHLSVLPGSPWTDVRLRKALNLAIDREAVVGLMNGLAKPAVGQVDPSSPWFGNPSFKIKYDLAEAKKLVKEAGYSPEKPLKTTFIIANGGTGQMLSLPMNEFLQQSFKEIGIDVEFKVVELEVLYTAWRKGAADESNAGITANNIAYVTSDPLYAIVRFFHSGQVAPVGVNWGGYKNPKVDALIDEAKTTFEPTKQDELLAQAHSLIVDDAALVWVVHDTNPHALSPKVKSFVQAQHWFQDLTTIGLQ